The genomic stretch ACCCGCAATCCCCTTCCCGAGGGCTACCGTAAGCGGCGACGCCGACTGGGTGAACTCTTTGCTTTCCAACAGCTCGCGCAGGTGAACCAGAGAAACCTCCTTATTCGGCACCTCGATGCCGATCGCCGCCTTGCCGGGGATCGGCGCTTCGATGCGAACATCGGGCGCCGCCATCGCCAGCGCGATGTCGTCCGCCAGGCTCACAATCCGGCTCACTTTCACTCCCGGAGCCGGCTGAACCTCGTAGCGTGTAACGGCCGGCCCTCTTGTCACCTGAAGGACCTTCGCCTTGACCCCGAAACTGACCAGCGTATCCTCGAGAATCCTGATGTTTTCCGTAATGTCGCGCGCCCCGCCGCCGCCGCGCTGCTTGGGCACCCGGTTTAAGAGCGTCAGGGGCGGCGGCCGGTAAGTGATCACCTCTTCTAAGGATATTTGCGCCGGTTGCGTAAGGGGCTTCTTTTCGGTAACCTCGCCAGTCACCGCCGGTGCCGGTGGTTCCGGTAGGGGCGGCGGCGAAGCTTCTGGTGCGGGCGGCGTTTCCGCCCTGGCAGGAGTTGGTGCCGCGCCGTCGATAATGACCGGAACAACCGGCGAAATCTCCTCTTCCTCCGGTACCACCTCGGTAAAGAGAAAGTTGCTCAGAGTGCGCTTCAATTTCCGGCCGGAGCGTAACAATCGCTCCCAGAGGCCTTTGATAAGATCGCCCGGGGAAAGGGTGGTGGTCAGCGCCAGGCAGGCGAGCGTTACACCACCTAAAATAACATAGGTACCGGCGACACCGAAAGCTCGCCGCATGACGTAACTGAAAAAGGCGCCGGTCACCCCGCCGCCATCGCCCGCCAGCCCGTGCGAGAGCGCCCGCCGCAGAAGCTTCTCCGGAGGCAGGAGCCAGAGGTCAAGGAGGACGAGGGCAACCAGCAGGAGTCCCCCGCCGCCGTAAAGCTTCAGGCGTAGTTCCTCCCGCCAGCACCCTTCACGTGCAAGAGCGAGGCCGAGAAGGCCGACCGCTACCGGGACCAGGTAACGGCCCTCACCCGCCAGCCAGGCGAGAAAGCGGCGCACAAAAGCCCCTGCGGCTCCGGCAGAGTCCGTGGCCAGACTGACCCCAGCGAAGGCGGCCACAGCCAGCAGCCCAACGCCTAAAAGTTCTATTTTAACGTCTTTAGCATCTTTCTGTTCTGCTTTTTTTTGTTCTGCTTTGCTCGCCACCTTATCGCCCTTCTTTTTCCGGGCCAAGTAACCACCCTCCTCAAGTTAAGGCTGTGCTTCCCCGTCTTTCCCAGACAGGGTCATGTT from Thermodesulfitimonas autotrophica encodes the following:
- a CDS encoding FtsK/SpoIIIE family DNA translocase → MARKKKGDKVASKAEQKKAEQKDAKDVKIELLGVGLLAVAAFAGVSLATDSAGAAGAFVRRFLAWLAGEGRYLVPVAVGLLGLALAREGCWREELRLKLYGGGGLLLVALVLLDLWLLPPEKLLRRALSHGLAGDGGGVTGAFFSYVMRRAFGVAGTYVILGGVTLACLALTTTLSPGDLIKGLWERLLRSGRKLKRTLSNFLFTEVVPEEEEISPVVPVIIDGAAPTPARAETPPAPEASPPPLPEPPAPAVTGEVTEKKPLTQPAQISLEEVITYRPPPLTLLNRVPKQRGGGGARDITENIRILEDTLVSFGVKAKVLQVTRGPAVTRYEVQPAPGVKVSRIVSLADDIALAMAAPDVRIEAPIPGKAAIGIEVPNKEVSLVHLRELLESKEFTQSASPLTVALGKGIAGQVVVADLSQMPHLLIAGATGAGKSVCLNTLIVSILFKSGPDTVKFVLIDPKMVELATYNEIPHLACPVVTDAKKAAATLRWLVREMERRYEALAVAGVRDITRYNSIARTGEEKTGRLPYIVVVIDELADLMMVAPVDVEDAICRLAQMARAAGIHLVVATQRPSVDVITGLIKANIPSRISFAVSSQVDSRTILDMAGAEKLLGRGDMLFFPVGAGKPVRVQGAYLSDREVEAVVEYLKKLGAPATEEITVEVTENEEATEDDDELLPQAVEILLRAGHASISLLQRRLKIGYARAARLIDIMERRGIVGPFEGSKPRAILITWDQYRATFNRRK